Within the Miscanthus floridulus cultivar M001 chromosome 2, ASM1932011v1, whole genome shotgun sequence genome, the region GTGTCTGGTACCTCGGATAGCTGGATTGAAGTACATGGTGCTGCAAACAAGGCTGCCTCATCCATGGGAGGGGAAGGCAGACCCCCTTCTTCCTGATCCAGGCAAGAAGCATCCACTGATTGTGGTGTATGATCTGTGAATTATTTCAGCTAGATTATATATTAATCAAGGACATAACAGTGAAGAGTACATTGACTTTTGTATTCCTTACCCACAATGGGATCTCCGTTGTTCACCCACTCATTAACAGTAGCCTTCCAACCTCTAAAAATTCAGATCAAGCATAACATCAATCAAACATGTAAATACGAGAAAGCTGCATAAGACCAAACTAGTGTCTAAAATGATGGCCAAGTAATATAAAGAACTAGACATTTTTGGGGCAAGGAAAAGCACAAGCAGCTTACTCAATAAGCGATCGGACGAGTTGCCGAATCTGCTTCGAGCCATGCTTTCGCAGCGGTTTCACGGCCATTCCAATCTCAGTAGCCTATATAAGTGATTCGAGAGATATGAACAAACGCACAAAGAAGAGTTCATCAAGCACATGCAGCAGCGGCAGTTTCACTTCCGTCACGGCTCACCCTGATAGCGTCCACCGTGAATTCCAGCTGCCCCAGCCTCCCGAGATGCTCGAGCAGCTCGGCCTCTGACTGCAGGCAAGTCGAACACACAGCAAAGTCGATGAGAAGGGATTAATGCCAACGTCAGCAAATCAGAAACAGAATCAACAAACAGGGTCGATGAGAAGGGATTAATGCCAACATCAGCAAATCAGAAACAGAATCAACAAACAGGGAAGCAATGGAGGACCTTCTCTTGGGCATTGGAGAGAGCCGCCTTGACACGGAACGACTCGGCGACGACGTCGTCATCGCTCTTGTTCCGcggcgcggcgccgccgccgttgtTGATGACCTCGGCGCGGTCGGAGCTGCAGAGGCTGGGCACGCTGCCGGCGCCCTCGGGGAGGAGGAGCGGCGGCTGGCACGGGGTGGGGTGCCCCGGCGCCTCCGGCGCAGGTAGGGCGATGAGCGCGGTGTAGAGGCGCTCGGCGATGGCGTCGCGGCGCGCGCGGAGGGCGTCGGGGTGGTCGGCGGCGGCTACTCGGATGGCGGCGTCGATGGCGTCGAAGATGCTAGCCCGGGAGCCGCTGAAGAAGCCCCGCCAGT harbors:
- the LOC136539812 gene encoding probable mediator of RNA polymerase II transcription subunit 26b isoform X2; amino-acid sequence: MAAPPQPPASLDYWRGFFSGSRASIFDAIDAAIRVAAADHPDALRARRDAIAERLYTALIALPAPEAPGHPTPCQPPLLLPEGAGSVPSLCSSDRAEVINNGGGAAPRNKSDDDVVAESFRVKAALSNAQEKSEAELLEHLGRLGQLEFTVDAIRATEIGMAVKPLRKHGSKQIRQLVRSLIEGWKATVNEWVNNGDPIVDHTPQSVDASCLDQEEGGLPSPPMDEAALFAAPCTSIQLSEFFDEMDDDGNIRSDAKDGGQCNPASQESVNKQSPTGQWYDPEQNWKLDQSAMKQSRPNEAFNWQTRQQSNSGAQVKASSAAFGPGRPQMSQHTGPKCSEVKPKQQQDVSVAQRRPKPTMPKPPTQHDENSVCAKLQLAKDAKLEATKRKLQEGYQEFNNAKKQRTIQMVDPQDLPKQGTRNLALNGKPRNNNNRNWLGVRR
- the LOC136539812 gene encoding probable mediator of RNA polymerase II transcription subunit 26b isoform X1 → MAAPPQPPASLDYWRGFFSGSRASIFDAIDAAIRVAAADHPDALRARRDAIAERLYTALIALPAPEAPGHPTPCQPPLLLPEGAGSVPSLCSSDRAEVINNGGGAAPRNKSDDDVVAESFRVKAALSNAQEKSEAELLEHLGRLGQLEFTVDAIRATEIGMAVKPLRKHGSKQIRQLVRSLIEGWKATVNEWVNNGDPIVDHTPQSVDASCLDQEEGGLPSPPMDEAALFAAPCTSIQLSEFFDEMDDDGNIRSDAKDGGQCNPASQESVNKQSPTGQWYDPEQNWKLDQSAMKQSRPNEAFNWQTRQQSNSGAQVKASSAAFGPGRPQMSQHTGPKCSEVKPKQQQDVSVAQRRPKPTMPKQPPTQHDENSVCAKLQLAKDAKLEATKRKLQEGYQEFNNAKKQRTIQMVDPQDLPKQGTRNLALNGKPRNNNNRNWLGVRR